One window of Staphylococcus chromogenes genomic DNA carries:
- a CDS encoding thymidine kinase produces MYEAYHSGWIECITGSMFSGKSEELIRRLRRGVYAKQKVIVFKPTIDDRYHKEKIVSHNGNAIEAINITEAKEIEQHDLSDVDIIGIDEIQFFDRTVVDIAQDLAKKGYRVITAGLDMDFKGEPFDPVPEMLAVSEHITKLQAVCAVCGASSSRTQRLIDGRPAKYDDPIIMVGANESYEPRCRAHHVILPSNEKEEE; encoded by the coding sequence ATGTACGAAGCGTATCATTCAGGATGGATTGAATGCATTACCGGCAGTATGTTTAGTGGAAAGTCAGAAGAGCTGATTAGACGCTTGCGTCGAGGTGTGTATGCGAAACAAAAGGTCATCGTGTTTAAACCGACGATTGACGATCGATACCATAAAGAAAAAATAGTTTCGCATAATGGGAATGCGATAGAGGCCATTAATATTACTGAAGCGAAAGAAATAGAGCAACATGACTTGTCGGATGTAGATATTATAGGTATTGATGAAATTCAATTTTTTGATCGTACTGTCGTCGATATTGCGCAAGATTTGGCAAAAAAAGGTTATCGTGTGATTACTGCGGGGTTAGATATGGATTTCAAAGGGGAGCCATTTGATCCTGTTCCAGAGATGCTAGCGGTAAGTGAACATATTACTAAACTTCAAGCCGTTTGTGCAGTTTGTGGCGCATCTTCAAGTCGAACACAACGATTAATCGATGGACGACCTGCGAAATATGATGATCCAATTATAATGGTAGGGGCTAATGAAAGTTATGAACCTCGATGTCGTGCACACCATGTCATTTTACCGAGTAATGAAAAAGAGGAGGAATAA
- the prfA gene encoding peptide chain release factor 1 → MFDQLDIVEERYEQLNELLSDPEVVSDSDKLRKYSKEQSELQKTVEVYRQYKQVKEDLEDIDLMLNDTSDEDEIEMLKEEASELKAQIPSFEEELKLLLIPKDPNDDKDVIVEVRAAAGGDEAAIFAGDLFRMYTKYAEANRFKTEIVEATESDHGGYKEISFSVSGDGAYSKLKFENGAHRVQRVPETESGGRIHTSTATVAVLPEVEDVEIEIRNEDLKIDTYRSSGAGGQHVNTTDSAVRITHLPTGVIATSSEKSQIQNREKAMKVLKARLYDMKIQEEQQKYAAQRKSAVGTGDRSERIRTYNYPQSRVTDHRIGLTLQKLDQIMEGKLDEIIDALTMHEQTEKLKELNNGEI, encoded by the coding sequence ATGTTTGATCAATTAGATATTGTTGAAGAACGCTATGAACAACTCAACGAATTACTTAGTGATCCAGAAGTGGTGAGTGATTCAGATAAATTACGTAAATATTCTAAAGAACAATCAGAACTTCAAAAAACTGTTGAAGTTTATCGTCAATATAAACAAGTTAAAGAAGATTTAGAGGATATAGATTTAATGCTTAATGATACCTCAGATGAAGATGAAATTGAAATGTTAAAAGAAGAAGCCTCTGAATTAAAAGCGCAAATTCCAAGTTTTGAAGAGGAATTGAAACTATTATTAATTCCAAAAGACCCAAATGATGACAAAGACGTTATCGTTGAAGTGCGTGCAGCTGCTGGAGGGGATGAAGCAGCGATATTTGCGGGTGATTTATTTAGAATGTATACAAAATATGCAGAAGCGAATCGATTTAAAACAGAGATTGTGGAAGCCACTGAAAGTGATCACGGAGGATATAAAGAAATTAGTTTTTCAGTTTCAGGTGACGGGGCCTACAGTAAATTAAAATTCGAAAATGGTGCGCATCGTGTACAACGTGTTCCTGAAACAGAATCTGGTGGACGTATTCATACGTCAACAGCAACTGTGGCTGTTTTACCTGAAGTCGAAGATGTTGAAATTGAAATTCGCAACGAGGATTTAAAAATAGACACATATCGCTCAAGTGGGGCAGGAGGTCAACACGTTAATACAACGGACTCTGCTGTACGTATTACCCATTTACCTACAGGGGTTATTGCGACATCATCTGAAAAATCCCAAATTCAAAACCGTGAAAAAGCGATGAAAGTATTGAAAGCACGTTTATATGATATGAAAATCCAAGAAGAACAACAAAAATATGCTGCACAACGTAAGTCAGCTGTGGGGACGGGCGACCGTTCAGAACGTATTCGTACTTATAATTATCCGCAAAGCCGTGTCACAGACCATCGCATCGGTTTAACCTTACAAAAATTGGATCAAATTATGGAAGGTAAACTTGATGAAATCATTGATGCGCTTACAATGCACGAACAAACTGAAAAATTAAAAGAGCTTAATAACGGTGAAATATAA
- the prmC gene encoding peptide chain release factor N(5)-glutamine methyltransferase translates to MKYNQWISQAQQQLQDKRLETAQVDWLVMDLLGWSRTTYLMNKQQVISEQEFHLLQNGLERLLKGEPEQYVVGFASFMGRDFKVTPDVLIPRPETEEVVAHFMDQLPREGTIADIGTGSGIIAISIKKAHPQLSVYASDISPQALEVAQRNAQQHDAAIQFLCGDTLHPFIEKKLKLEGLISNPPYIDCIEQNVMSTSTLNYEPHLALFAEDEGLKIYRSILIQLPKVMKEGAPVVFEIGYQQGAALKSLITSLYPQLVPKVIKDINGNDRIISFKWSAQ, encoded by the coding sequence GTGAAATATAATCAGTGGATTAGCCAAGCGCAACAGCAACTGCAAGATAAAAGATTAGAGACTGCTCAAGTCGATTGGTTAGTCATGGACTTGCTCGGATGGAGTCGGACTACATATTTGATGAATAAACAACAAGTCATCTCAGAGCAAGAATTTCATTTATTACAAAACGGTTTAGAACGATTGTTAAAAGGAGAACCTGAGCAATATGTCGTAGGATTTGCCTCCTTTATGGGCCGAGATTTCAAGGTTACCCCTGATGTCTTGATTCCAAGACCAGAAACTGAGGAAGTCGTCGCTCACTTTATGGATCAGTTACCTCGAGAAGGGACGATTGCAGATATTGGGACAGGTAGTGGTATCATTGCTATTTCGATAAAGAAAGCACATCCACAGTTGTCTGTTTATGCTTCTGATATTTCCCCTCAAGCCCTAGAGGTAGCTCAACGAAATGCGCAACAACACGATGCCGCCATACAATTTTTATGTGGTGATACGTTACACCCTTTTATAGAAAAAAAGTTGAAGTTGGAGGGATTAATTTCCAATCCGCCATATATCGACTGCATTGAACAAAATGTGATGAGTACAAGTACCTTAAATTATGAACCACATTTAGCGCTATTTGCTGAAGATGAGGGACTGAAAATTTATCGTTCTATACTCATACAACTGCCAAAAGTAATGAAAGAAGGGGCGCCTGTTGTTTTTGAAATAGGATATCAACAAGGTGCCGCATTAAAAAGTTTAATAACGAGCCTTTATCCACAACTTGTTCCAAAGGTCATTAAAGATATTAATGGGAATGACCGTATTATAAGTTTTAAATGGAGCGCCCAATAG
- a CDS encoding L-threonylcarbamoyladenylate synthase — MNTKIWDVREFTYQLKDYPQFEEIVRMYQEGKLIVMPTETVYGLGASALNEEAVKGIYEAKGRPSDNPLIIHIYDTDQLNDFVTSVSETTLKLMEAFWPGPITFILPLKKGFLCERVTGGLNSVAVRMPSHPVARYILKIANIPIAAPSANLSGRPSPTTFEHAFEDLNGRVDGIIHSTPSDAGLESTVIDCTSFPYRIARPGTITRQMLNEILPNSIDESVIDMTEKPIAPGMKYKHYAPDTPLVMIENIEGPIRENAHENWQEIAFIVPESKSKYIPKEATTMILSHDEWDIQHANRNLYAALHQLDTLSNIQRAYIYGYPVNEETEALRNRMLKAVNHQIIKDERL; from the coding sequence ATAAACACAAAAATTTGGGACGTACGTGAATTTACTTATCAACTCAAAGATTATCCTCAATTTGAAGAAATTGTTCGTATGTATCAAGAAGGCAAATTAATCGTAATGCCAACAGAGACAGTATACGGCTTAGGTGCTAGCGCATTAAATGAAGAAGCGGTAAAAGGGATCTACGAAGCTAAAGGGCGCCCTTCAGACAATCCATTAATTATTCATATCTATGATACAGATCAATTAAATGATTTTGTGACCTCCGTTTCAGAAACAACATTAAAATTAATGGAAGCTTTTTGGCCAGGACCTATTACTTTTATTTTACCTCTTAAAAAAGGATTTTTATGTGAACGTGTAACGGGAGGGTTAAATTCGGTGGCTGTACGCATGCCAAGTCATCCAGTTGCCCGATATATTTTGAAAATAGCTAATATTCCTATCGCAGCACCAAGTGCGAACTTGAGCGGACGTCCATCACCTACAACGTTTGAACACGCATTCGAAGATTTAAATGGACGGGTGGATGGGATTATCCATTCGACACCAAGTGATGCTGGGCTTGAAAGTACAGTGATCGATTGTACGTCATTCCCATACCGAATTGCGAGACCAGGCACGATTACGCGTCAAATGTTGAATGAAATACTCCCTAATTCAATAGATGAGTCCGTCATAGATATGACCGAAAAGCCTATAGCACCAGGTATGAAATATAAACATTATGCACCGGATACACCACTCGTGATGATTGAAAATATTGAGGGCCCTATTCGTGAGAATGCACATGAAAATTGGCAAGAAATTGCTTTTATTGTCCCAGAAAGTAAGTCTAAGTATATCCCAAAAGAAGCCACAACGATGATTTTAAGTCATGATGAGTGGGACATCCAACACGCAAATCGTAATTTATACGCGGCATTACATCAATTAGATACTCTTTCAAATATACAGCGCGCTTATATTTATGGATACCCCGTAAACGAAGAAACTGAAGCCTTACGCAATCGAATGTTAAAAGCAGTCAATCACCAAATTATAAAGGATGAGCGTTTATGA
- a CDS encoding low molecular weight protein arginine phosphatase produces MRIIFVCTGNTCRSPMAESIAKRLLPTHQIESRGLMASEGASPSAHTEEVLKIHDYPEPSLAKQFQKEDMKADLILTMTSEHKRWIDHYFGQQSHVYTLKDYLDSASDIPDPFGSSYEMYLQLFQHLETDIFKLKDRID; encoded by the coding sequence ATGAGGATTATTTTTGTGTGCACTGGAAATACTTGCAGAAGTCCAATGGCAGAAAGTATTGCAAAGCGCCTGTTGCCAACGCATCAAATTGAATCACGAGGACTTATGGCAAGTGAGGGTGCCTCGCCATCTGCGCATACTGAGGAAGTATTAAAAATACATGACTATCCTGAACCTTCTTTAGCCAAGCAATTTCAGAAAGAAGATATGAAAGCGGATTTAATATTAACCATGACATCAGAACATAAGCGTTGGATTGACCACTATTTTGGGCAACAATCACATGTATATACGCTTAAAGATTATTTAGATAGTGCTTCTGATATTCCCGACCCGTTTGGAAGTTCATATGAAATGTATTTACAATTATTTCAACACCTTGAAACCGATATTTTCAAGCTTAAAGACCGAATAGATTAA
- a CDS encoding TIGR01440 family protein — MKGLKQLLEELKSQSFFVDGEICVIGCSTSEVLGDKIGTTGSLDIAKDIFEALDEISTETGVSFAYQGCEHINRALTIERKDFDPYQMEEVTVVPDVHAGGSLSTYAYRHLKDPIVVEHITANKGIDIGQTLIGMHLKHVAVPVRTSVDKIGEAIVTVATTRPKKIGGERAKYQL; from the coding sequence ATGAAAGGTTTAAAACAGTTATTAGAAGAACTCAAGTCTCAATCATTTTTTGTTGACGGAGAAATCTGTGTTATTGGTTGTTCTACATCAGAGGTGTTGGGCGACAAAATAGGTACGACAGGTTCTTTAGATATAGCAAAAGACATTTTTGAAGCACTCGATGAGATTTCAACAGAAACGGGTGTTTCATTTGCATATCAAGGATGTGAACATATCAATCGCGCATTGACGATTGAACGCAAAGACTTTGATCCGTATCAAATGGAGGAAGTAACGGTCGTTCCAGATGTTCACGCGGGAGGTTCATTGTCAACTTATGCCTATCGCCACCTAAAAGATCCAATTGTTGTAGAACATATCACAGCAAACAAAGGGATTGATATTGGCCAAACGTTAATCGGTATGCATCTTAAACACGTCGCTGTGCCTGTCCGCACATCTGTCGATAAAATAGGAGAAGCTATCGTAACGGTGGCAACGACACGACCTAAAAAAATTGGTGGTGAACGTGCGAAATATCAACTTTAA
- the glyA gene encoding serine hydroxymethyltransferase yields the protein MSFISKQDKAVADAIQKEYHRQNKHIELIASENFVSEAVMEAQGSVMTNKYAEGYPNRRYYGGCVNVDTTEQLAIDRAKKLFNAEHVNVQPHSGSQANMAVYLVALNHGDTVLGMNLSHGGHLTHGSPVNFSGQFYNFVEYQVTKEEERIDYEEIRRLAKENKPKLIVAGASAYSREIDFKKFKEIADEVGAKLMVDMAHIAGLVAAGLHQNPVEVADFVTTTTHKTLRGPRGGMILCKEKYKKDIDKTIFPGIQGGPLEHVIAAKAVAFGEALQPDFKTYQAQVIKNAKVLAETLQKNGFRIVSGGTDNHLVAVDVKGSIGITGKDAEEALDRVGITCNKNTIPFDQEKPFVTSGIRLGTPAATTRGFDEDAFEEVANIISDVLKHHQDSDVIEKAEKRVQTLTQKFPLYN from the coding sequence ATGTCATTTATTTCTAAGCAAGACAAAGCAGTAGCTGATGCGATTCAAAAAGAATATCACCGTCAAAATAAGCACATCGAATTGATTGCTTCTGAAAACTTTGTATCAGAAGCAGTAATGGAAGCACAGGGCTCAGTCATGACAAATAAGTACGCTGAAGGATATCCTAATCGTCGATACTACGGAGGTTGCGTCAATGTCGATACGACAGAACAACTTGCGATTGATCGTGCGAAAAAACTCTTTAATGCAGAACATGTCAATGTGCAACCCCATTCTGGCTCGCAAGCGAATATGGCTGTATATTTAGTTGCTTTAAATCATGGCGACACTGTTTTAGGCATGAACTTAAGCCATGGAGGTCACTTAACGCATGGATCTCCAGTCAACTTTAGTGGTCAGTTTTATAACTTTGTGGAATATCAAGTGACTAAAGAGGAAGAACGCATTGATTATGAAGAGATTCGTCGCTTAGCAAAAGAAAATAAACCGAAGCTCATTGTCGCGGGCGCATCTGCATATTCTCGTGAAATTGATTTCAAAAAATTCAAAGAAATTGCGGATGAAGTTGGCGCTAAACTTATGGTAGATATGGCGCACATCGCCGGATTAGTTGCGGCAGGATTACACCAAAATCCAGTAGAGGTTGCAGATTTTGTTACGACAACAACGCACAAAACACTACGTGGTCCTCGTGGAGGTATGATTTTGTGTAAAGAGAAATATAAAAAAGACATAGACAAAACAATTTTCCCAGGCATTCAAGGGGGGCCATTAGAGCACGTGATCGCTGCAAAAGCTGTGGCGTTTGGAGAAGCGTTACAGCCTGATTTCAAAACGTACCAAGCACAAGTGATTAAAAATGCAAAAGTACTTGCAGAAACATTACAAAAAAACGGTTTTCGTATTGTCTCTGGCGGTACAGACAATCATCTTGTAGCGGTAGATGTTAAAGGTTCTATTGGTATCACGGGTAAAGATGCTGAAGAAGCATTGGATCGTGTGGGTATTACATGTAATAAGAATACGATTCCATTTGACCAAGAAAAACCTTTTGTAACGAGTGGCATTCGCTTGGGCACACCTGCTGCAACAACACGCGGTTTTGATGAGGATGCGTTTGAAGAAGTCGCAAATATTATTAGCGATGTGCTCAAACATCATCAAGATAGTGACGTTATTGAAAAAGCAGAAAAGCGTGTTCAAACGTTAACTCAAAAATTCCCATTATATAACTAA
- the upp gene encoding uracil phosphoribosyltransferase, which yields MGKVHVFDHPLIQHKLSYIRDVNTGTKAFRELVDEVGMLMAYEVTRNLELQEVEIETPVTKAKAKRLSGKKLAFVPILRAGLGMTQGILNLVPAARIGHVGLYRDPETLEAVEYFVKLPQDIEEREIIVVDPMLATGASAIEAITSLKKRGAKHIRFMCLIAAPEGVQKLQEAHEDVDIFIAALDEKLDENAYIIPGLGDAGDRLFGTK from the coding sequence ATGGGTAAAGTACATGTATTTGATCATCCATTAATTCAACATAAGTTAAGTTATATTCGTGACGTCAATACGGGGACGAAAGCTTTTCGTGAGCTTGTTGATGAAGTAGGAATGTTGATGGCCTACGAGGTGACACGTAACTTAGAATTGCAAGAAGTCGAAATTGAAACACCAGTTACAAAAGCGAAAGCCAAACGTTTATCTGGTAAAAAATTAGCTTTTGTTCCAATTCTTCGTGCAGGGTTAGGCATGACACAAGGTATTTTAAATCTAGTGCCTGCTGCGCGTATCGGCCATGTTGGATTATATAGAGATCCTGAAACTTTAGAAGCCGTAGAATATTTTGTGAAGTTACCACAAGATATCGAGGAACGTGAAATTATCGTAGTAGATCCTATGTTAGCGACTGGAGCATCAGCGATTGAAGCGATTACTTCATTGAAAAAACGTGGCGCAAAGCACATTCGTTTTATGTGTTTAATTGCCGCACCTGAAGGCGTTCAGAAACTTCAAGAAGCACACGAAGATGTAGATATTTTTATTGCTGCACTTGATGAAAAACTTGATGAAAACGCCTATATCATCCCAGGCTTAGGGGATGCTGGTGACCGTTTATTTGGTACAAAATAA
- the wecB gene encoding non-hydrolyzing UDP-N-acetylglucosamine 2-epimerase: MKRIMTIFGTRPEAIKMAPLVLQLKKEEQLEPVVVVTAQHREMLDSVLETFNIQPDYDLNVMKPGQTLSQVTSRVLTGLEDIIKEVQPDMILVHGDTTTTFAGSLAAFYNEISIGHVEAGLRTWNKYSPFPEEMNRQMTGIMADLHFAPTEQAEKNLLNENKDPQSVVVTGNTAIDAMHTTIDQDYQSEIIQRHQDKRIILLTSHRRENIGQPMENIFKAARRIVEEIEDAVIVYPMHKNPKVRDIARQYLSDHDRIELIEPLEVVDFHNFAHQSYLILTDSGGVQEEAPSLGKPVLVLRDTTERPEGVEAGTLKLAGTEEEDVYRLTKELLTDKELYQSMSIAQNPYGDGHASERICNHIRRYFGLTQTKPESFKPEA; encoded by the coding sequence ATGAAACGAATTATGACGATATTTGGTACGCGTCCTGAAGCGATTAAAATGGCGCCACTTGTTCTTCAGTTAAAAAAAGAAGAGCAATTAGAGCCTGTCGTTGTCGTGACGGCGCAACACCGAGAAATGCTAGATTCTGTATTAGAAACCTTTAATATACAACCAGATTATGACTTAAATGTAATGAAACCTGGACAAACATTATCCCAAGTCACATCACGTGTTTTAACAGGACTTGAAGATATTATTAAAGAAGTACAACCCGATATGATTTTAGTACACGGTGATACAACAACAACTTTTGCAGGGAGTTTAGCAGCATTTTATAACGAGATCAGTATTGGTCATGTTGAAGCTGGACTGAGAACTTGGAATAAATATTCTCCATTTCCTGAAGAGATGAATCGTCAAATGACTGGTATCATGGCAGATTTACACTTTGCACCAACAGAACAAGCGGAAAAGAATTTATTAAACGAAAATAAAGACCCACAATCAGTAGTCGTAACGGGTAATACCGCAATTGATGCAATGCACACGACAATCGACCAAGATTATCAATCAGAAATTATTCAACGTCATCAAGATAAACGCATCATTCTTTTAACTTCACACAGACGTGAAAATATTGGGCAACCGATGGAAAATATTTTTAAAGCAGCGAGACGTATTGTGGAAGAGATCGAAGATGCTGTTATTGTGTATCCAATGCACAAAAACCCTAAAGTAAGAGACATTGCACGTCAATATTTGAGTGATCATGATCGCATTGAATTGATTGAACCACTTGAAGTTGTGGATTTTCATAATTTTGCACATCAATCATATTTGATTTTAACTGATTCTGGAGGGGTTCAAGAAGAAGCGCCTTCATTAGGAAAACCTGTTTTAGTGTTACGAGACACGACAGAACGTCCTGAAGGTGTAGAAGCGGGTACATTAAAACTTGCAGGAACCGAAGAAGAAGACGTTTATCGTCTCACGAAAGAGCTATTAACAGACAAAGAATTATATCAAAGTATGAGTATAGCGCAAAACCCTTATGGCGATGGACATGCATCTGAAAGAATTTGCAACCATATTCGACGTTATTTTGGTTTAACACAAACAAAACCGGAATCATTTAAACCGGAAGCATAG
- the atpB gene encoding F0F1 ATP synthase subunit A, which yields MDHKSPIVTWHFLGLDINFNLSTVMMLIITAIIVFVLAVLCTRNLQKRPKGAQNFIEWVFDFVRGIIESNMAWSKGGHFHFLAVTLILFIFVANMLGLPLQLVANHYLWWKSPTADPHVTLTLATMMVILTHYYGVKMRGTKAYLHNYVQPYPALVVINVFEEFASTLTLGLRLYGNIFAGEILLGLLAGVTFSAFGWIIGIPGLIVWQGFSIFVGSIQAYIFIMLSMVYMSHKVADDH from the coding sequence ATGGATCATAAAAGTCCAATAGTAACTTGGCATTTTCTAGGATTGGATATTAACTTTAACTTATCTACGGTAATGATGTTGATTATCACAGCAATTATCGTGTTTGTGCTAGCAGTCTTATGTACACGAAATCTTCAGAAAAGACCTAAAGGTGCCCAAAACTTTATCGAATGGGTATTTGATTTTGTGCGGGGCATCATTGAAAGTAACATGGCTTGGTCTAAAGGAGGTCATTTTCACTTCTTAGCAGTGACATTAATTTTGTTTATTTTTGTGGCTAATATGTTAGGTTTACCTTTACAATTGGTAGCAAATCACTACTTATGGTGGAAGTCACCAACTGCAGATCCGCATGTCACACTCACACTAGCAACAATGATGGTAATTCTTACTCATTACTATGGAGTGAAAATGCGAGGTACAAAAGCGTATCTTCACAACTATGTTCAACCTTATCCTGCATTAGTAGTCATTAATGTATTTGAGGAATTTGCCTCTACGTTAACTTTAGGTTTGCGTCTGTATGGTAATATTTTTGCCGGTGAAATTTTACTTGGCTTACTTGCGGGCGTGACGTTTAGTGCATTTGGTTGGATTATTGGTATTCCAGGTTTAATTGTATGGCAAGGTTTCTCAATATTTGTAGGTTCTATCCAAGCATATATCTTTATTATGTTATCAATGGTTTACATGTCACATAAAGTGGCAGACGACCATTAA
- the atpE gene encoding F0F1 ATP synthase subunit C yields the protein MNLIAAAIAIGLSALGAGVGNGLIVSRTVEGVARQPEARTQLMSIMFIGIGLVEALPIIGVVITFIVLFQ from the coding sequence ATGAATTTAATCGCAGCAGCAATCGCAATTGGTTTATCAGCACTTGGTGCAGGTGTAGGTAACGGTTTAATCGTATCTAGAACAGTAGAAGGTGTCGCTCGTCAACCAGAAGCACGTACACAGTTAATGTCAATCATGTTCATCGGTATCGGTTTAGTTGAGGCACTTCCAATCATCGGCGTAGTTATCACTTTCATCGTTTTATTCCAATAA
- a CDS encoding F0F1 ATP synthase subunit B: MFTFAASAGGVNIGDIIVTILTFVILLFLLKKFAWGPLKKVMDDRERSINQDIDDAERAKMNAQRLEEENRKTLKETQDQVHKMLEEAKVQAQRQQEEIIHEANQRANGMLETAQSEIKSEKERALAEINNQVSELSVLIASKVLRKEISEQDQKDLIEKYIKEVGDK, from the coding sequence ATGTTTACCTTTGCAGCTAGTGCGGGTGGCGTAAATATTGGTGACATCATTGTTACAATTTTAACGTTTGTCATCTTACTTTTCCTACTTAAAAAGTTTGCATGGGGACCACTTAAAAAGGTTATGGACGATCGTGAGCGTTCAATCAATCAAGATATTGATGATGCAGAACGTGCAAAAATGAATGCACAACGTCTAGAAGAAGAAAATCGAAAAACTTTAAAAGAAACACAAGATCAAGTACACAAAATGCTTGAGGAAGCCAAAGTACAAGCACAACGCCAACAAGAAGAAATTATCCATGAAGCGAATCAACGTGCGAACGGTATGTTAGAAACGGCGCAAAGTGAAATCAAGAGTGAAAAAGAACGTGCATTAGCTGAAATTAATAATCAAGTCTCTGAACTTTCTGTATTAATTGCATCAAAAGTGTTACGTAAAGAAATTTCTGAACAAGACCAAAAAGACCTTATTGAAAAGTACATTAAAGAGGTAGGGGATAAATAA
- a CDS encoding F0F1 ATP synthase subunit delta → MAQVAQKYAQALFDVAVKAEVLTDIYQDFTEINTSIQSEGSRLQVIDLEPKLTLDDRQNLVSNVFKGVHPYLLNTLKVMTGHRNLALLGDVYKAFEGLYNHFHGFDDAYVVSARPLSEPELAHLKHALVQRTGLKDLNLHTSVDEALIGGVKVKIGTKVYDGTVQNDLEQLAKKFSRAH, encoded by the coding sequence ATGGCACAAGTTGCACAAAAATATGCCCAAGCACTTTTTGATGTTGCAGTTAAAGCTGAAGTCCTTACAGATATTTATCAAGATTTCACTGAAATTAACACAAGTATCCAAAGTGAAGGTTCTCGATTACAAGTCATTGACCTTGAACCAAAGCTTACATTAGACGATAGACAAAATTTAGTCTCAAATGTATTCAAAGGTGTACATCCGTACTTGTTGAATACATTAAAAGTAATGACTGGACATCGTAACTTAGCTTTGTTAGGAGACGTGTACAAGGCATTTGAAGGTTTATATAATCATTTCCACGGTTTTGACGATGCGTACGTTGTTTCTGCGCGTCCTTTATCCGAACCAGAATTAGCACATTTAAAACATGCTTTAGTTCAACGTACAGGGTTAAAAGACCTTAATCTACATACTTCAGTCGACGAAGCGCTTATCGGTGGCGTCAAAGTTAAAATTGGTACAAAAGTATATGATGGAACTGTACAAAACGACTTAGAGCAACTCGCAAAAAAATTCAGTAGAGCACATTAA